A part of Dasypus novemcinctus isolate mDasNov1 chromosome 5, mDasNov1.1.hap2, whole genome shotgun sequence genomic DNA contains:
- the LSM5 gene encoding U6 snRNA-associated Sm-like protein LSm5, which yields MAANATTNPSQLLPLELVDKCIGSRIHIVMKSDKEIVGTLLGFDDFVNMVLEDVTEFEITPEGRRITKLDQILLNGNNITMLVPGGEGPEV from the exons ATGGCTGCTAACGCGACTACTAACCCGTCGCAGCTACTGCCGCTAG AGCTTGTGGATAAGTGTATAGGATCAAGAATTCACATTGTAatgaagagtgataaagaaatTGTTGGTACGCTTCTAGGATTCGACGACTTTGTCA ATATGGTACTGGAAGATGTCACCGAGTT TGAAATCACACCAGAAGGAAGGAGGATTACTAAATTAGATCAGATTTTgctaaatggaaataatataacAATG CTGGTTCCTGGAGGAGAAGGACCTGAAGTGTGA